The Salvelinus namaycush isolate Seneca unplaced genomic scaffold, SaNama_1.0 Scaffold2335, whole genome shotgun sequence genome includes a region encoding these proteins:
- the LOC120038695 gene encoding musculin-like, which translates to MSTGSVSDGEDIETRHKRTDAPFESSKTKRNIAQNHYASTEYSDDEFGNDGGYEVKTKRTRITAAGGKQVVKGRQIQRNAANARERARMRVLSKAFSRLKTSLPWVPADTKLSKLDTLRLASSYISHLRQVLQDNHYESGFVHPVNLTWPFV; encoded by the exons atgtcCACCGGCTCAGTAAGCGATGGCGAGGACATTGAGACACGTCACAAACGGACAGACGCTCCGTTCGAAAGCAGTAAAACCAAACGGAACATTGCACAGAACCACTACGCCTCCACCGAGTACTCAGATGACGAGTTCGGTAACGACGGAGGTTACGAAGTCAAGACCAAGCGAACACGCATCACTGCTGCTGGAGGGAAACAAGTTGTGAAAGGGCGGCAGATACAAAGGAACGCTGCAAACGCCAGAGAGAGGGCGAGGATGAGGGTGCTGAGCAAAGCGTTTTCCAGACTGAAGACAAGCCTGCCGTGGGTACCGGCCGATACCAAACTGTCCAAACTGGACACGCTGCGACTAGCATCTAGCTATATATCACACCTCCGACAGGTACTACAAGACAACCACTACGAGAGCGGCTTTGTACACCCTGTCAACCTG ACTTGGCCATTTGTG